The stretch of DNA ACCATTCTCCTGCAAGGTGAGCACACCGTGCGCCGGCCTGTTCACAACCTCGAACTTCAAGGAATCGACTCCATCAGCTTGCGCATACGCGGAGAGATCTCCGGTATAGGCGATACCCTGCATCGTTTCAGCAGTGGCATCCACAGCCTCAGGGACGGCATCGGCGGCAGGCGGATTGACCAGTTGGGTCGGGTCCCAGTCGTCAGCGGCGTTGATGCCACTGGTCTTGGCAAAGACCTTGTCCACCGTGAAATCGCTTGCGTTACAGGTCTTCACCCACGTGGCACGTCCGGCGGCATTGTATCCGTCACCGGAGCTGTTGCACTCATAGTAACGTGCCGTGGACTGGTTGGCGGGCTTGCCCCAATCGTGCCAGCCGATGGCCGGAACGTTCCTGTCCATCTTGGTGTTGACATACGCCACAGCGGCATACGGACGCCAAGGACGGCCGAGGTAGGTCTGCAAAGCACCACTGTACGGGTTTTCACCGGTGACCACGCTATCCCTGAAGACGAAGCCGTACTTCTGAGCCTGTGGAGTGCTGGCAGCAGTTGCATAGCCGTTGAGCATGGCATGCATCGTGCACTTGTCGAACACCGCTTCGGCGGCTCCGAACACCCAATCCACGGAACCGGAGATGTAACAGTTCTTGAAGTAGGAACGATAGGTCTGCACTGTGGGCTGATCCGGCACGTTGTCGGTCACGCTGGCATCGGTCTTGTTGCGCAGAAGCAACGTATCCTGATATCCAAGGATATGGCAGTTGTCGAAGGAGGCGTGATCGGCGCGCACATCAAGCGCCACGGCCTGGCCGACGGTCGAGCCTGCCGTCGTCTCGAAGGTGATGTCCTTGGCCGAGAAATCGTTGCCCGTGATCTTGACCGAATAGTCGTGATAGGTACCGAGCGGGTTGCCGTCCTTACCAATGTCACTGGGCTTGGCATCGTAGGTCAGGCGCGTACTGTCAGGGCTTTCACCCACGACCGTCAGATACGGACGGTCAATCGACAGCTTTTCCTTGTAGGTGCCACGCTTGACGAAAATCACACGACGTTGCTTGTTGTTCTGCGGAATGGAGGCAATAGCCTCACCCATGGTGCGGAAATCGCCGTTGCCGTCCGCGGAGACGACGATAGGGGTCACTCCGGCGACGACTTCAGGCAATACCATGACCACGGCCTTGGCCTTCTGGGAGACACCAGCAACAGTACCGGAAACGGTGAATCCATCGAGATTCTTATTGGCGTACTGCGCAGCGTCGACCTTGTCCCATTTAACGCTCACGCGCTGGCTTGAGCCATCGTTGAACTGAGCCACGACGGTCAACGGCATCTTCAGCTTGCCCGGAGTGGTTTTGACAATCGCCGTGTCGAGGGACTTGACCCCGACTTCGGTGACGGTCACGGTCGCGTCCACGGAGCCGACATCCTTGACGGTGCCCTTGACCGTGAACTGTCCGGCCTTGGCATAATCGGACTGCTTGACGCTGCCCCAGGAAACGGCCACTGGCATGACGGTGCCATCACTGTTGCGCTCATAGACGTAATTAGGCAGCACAGGAGCGACACCAACTGTCGTGGTGACGCTGACCGGCACCAAACCGGAAACGCTCTGCTGACCGGTGATGACCACAGGGAACACGCCGAGCGTGCCGGAACCGTCCTTCGCCGTAGCGACGGCGAGAACCGTGCCATTGGCCTTGGCTGTCAGCAAACCGTTCTGATCGATGGTCGCTATGTCAGTAGAAGCCATATCGGGGCGGGTCACCGTCCATTCAATGGACTTGTCAACCGAAGCATCGTTGGCTTCCACGGCGGCGCTCAGTTGCAATGTGCCGTCCTTGGTGGTGATGGAATTAGCGGGCGCACTAGGAACTATGGAGGTAATCTGTTTCTTGGCGGAAACCAACTGTGCAGTTACCTTCACATTGTCAACGTCCATCGCAACCGGAGCCGTATTGTTGTTGGCCATATGAGCTTCGAACATTCCGATACCAGCGGCCTTGGATTCACTGAATGCATGATCCGTAAGCACAGGGTTGCCATCCACCGACACCGTCATCTTCTTTTCAGGGATGTTGGCATCAACCGCGACTGTATACCACTGATTGGCCTGAATACCGGAAAGTATGGTCTCCTCGCCACTTGTAGTGCCCATATGCAGCTCGTCGCCGTTACCCTTAATCTTGAAATCGGCGAGGTTCTTGGCTGCACTAACATCCTGCCAATCAATGACGGCATTGTTGTTCATGGCACTGATTTCCGGAAGTCTGAAGGCGAACTCGGCGTGCACCTTCTCCTTCTGTGTAGTGAATGTGCGGTCCAAGGTCTCATAGCCCGGACCGTTATCCTTCAGCTGAACGTACTTATTACCGGGTTCTTCTTTGATAGTCGCACCCGCACCGGTGTCGGATTTCTGCATCTTCCAATACTGCGGCAGTTTTCCGTCCGTGACGTTCTCGAAATCGTCGTTGACAGGGAAGGAATGGTCCCTGTCGACCACACCGTCCTGAGTGACGTTGATCGAACGGGTGGAGGAAAGACCATCGGTCAACTTCGTGTTGCGGAAGGCGATGTTCTGCGTGGTGTCGAGCAAGGCTGCATGAAACTTGCAGTTGTCAAACTGGAAGTTCTTCAAATACTTCACTAGCCCGCTGCCGAAGTTCGAACCGCTGATATCGATCGTGTTGCCCTTGCCGTTGTTGTTGTCCCAGTTGGGAGCGGTGAGGTTGGAGAACCTGAAGTTCTCGATGTCGGGAAGTGTCAATCCAGGTGTCAGCTCACTGGCATTGGTCCTGTCGTAATTGGTGATCACGCTGATCTTGTTGACCACCGAGTCACGAACCTGGATGTTGCGGATGTAAGCCCCACGCTTGGGGCTGACCTTCACGCGGATGCCGGGGTTCACCGCCCCACTGGTCAAATCGACCGGGACCAATGTGGAATCCTCGACAAACACGTCGCTGATGCCGCCGGACATCTCGCTGCCCAGCGTCACCCCGCCGTGGCCGGAGTTGAACACATCGCCACGGTAATAGAGGTGGTCGGAAGGACGACCGATAGCGATACCCTCGGCGTCCTTGCCGGACTTGATGGCGCTGTTGTCATCACCAGTGGAGAACTGAGTGGCCAGGGTCCATACATTCGATGTGGAATTCGGGTCGAAACCGTCGCCGTTGTGTACCGAGGTGACGATATCAAGCCCGTAAACCGTGATGTCCTTGCTATAGACAGGGACGATGGTCCACATCATGCCGTTGCGTATATGCGACGAATCCATATACACGCTGCCGCAATTCTTCAGGCTGATCAGGCTGCCTCCGCCGACATGCTCGTTGGGCTGGTAGATATTGCCGGGAATATCGAGATTCCCACCATTGCCATTGTTGGTGAAATCATCGTATGCTTTGCGCAGCAACAATCCGTTGTCGCTGTCACCGATGGTGCCAGGACCCATGATCTTGATGTTCTTGGTGGTCACATCTTTTGTCTTGTCCATGGTGCCGGCGTTGAGCAAGCTCGAATACGCCGGGTTCTTGCCATAGATGTCTTCGATATCGTGTCGGGCACTGGTGAACGGATAGTCCTTGAGCTCGGCGCTCGGCTTCAGCTGTGCGTTCGCATCGACATAGAACGTCATATCGCTATGCAGATTGAGCGCACCACTGAGATAGACACCCGCAGGCAAGTATACTTCGCAGTTCTTTTCCTTGCAGGCGTCGATGGTCTTCTGCAACGCGACGGTATCCTTCGTCGTGCCGTCGCCCGTAGCGCCATAATCCTTGACGTTATAGCGCTTGGGCGTAGCCGTCGTCGTCACTTCGAGCTGGTTGCTCGGTGAGGAGAGAACCGCTCCGTCGCTACCTACCGCCTTTACCGTAAAATCGTACGTCGCGGAAGGGCTAAGCCCCGTAATCTTGTAATAGGTCATATTCGTCGTTGCCACCAAGACACCGCCGAGATAGATGTTGTAACCGGAGATATTCGAATAATGCTCCGGTTTTTCCCACGTAAGCACGACGGAGGTGTCGGTATTGGATGCCGGTGCCATCGCCAGACCCGAGGGTGCAGAGATGTTGAAATCAGATGCCTGTGCAGAGGAAGGAACGGTAAGCGCCATCGCCAATACCGTTGCCGCTGAAGCACAGACAGCCAAAACAGAAGATACTCTAGAATTCAATTTCCATATACTTTCTCTTTGTAACTGTCTACAGCCATATCGGTCAACACCCACAGCGGTATCAGCCGATTGCCGCATATCAAGATTTAATGGAGGCGCCGAAACGCCGAGCATACTCCTTTCCGGTTAATGTCAATATCCATATTCGTCAATTGCATTACCGTAATAGTGAATAGTGGAAACTACACCGCCAGGTGATGTCCGGAGAGTCCGTCTTCGACACCACCTCGCGGTGCAGCGTATTTGTCATTGCTTGACAGAACCGGCGGTGAGGCCAGACTGCCAATACCTTTGTAGGAAGAGGAACGCGATAATCAACGGAATGATGGCTATGAACGACCCGGTAAGAATCAGGTTGTTAGGCACCGAATGCAATGTCGCATCGCCTCCCATCTTCATCCACACATTGAGGCCGACCGTCAACGGGTAATCCCTAGTGTCCTGCAACATAATCAGCGGCAGGAAGTAGTTGTTCCAAACGCCGACGAGCGCGAAGAGCAGCACGGTGACGAACCCGGGAGAGACCAGCGGGAAGGCGATTTTCCAGAAAATCGTCCAGCTGTTCGCTCCATCGAGCTTTGCTGCCTCGACCAACGATATCGGTATGGATGTCTGACAGTAGATGATCATGAGGTAGAGGCCGAACGGGCTGGAAAGCTGCGGGACAATCACCGCCCAAGGATTGTTGATAAACCCTATCTTCGAATACATCAGGAAGAGCGGCACGGTGATGACGGTGGTCGGAATCGACATGAAAATCAACGTGATCCAGAGCAGTGCCCCACGACCCGGGAACTTCATCGTTGCAATCGCGTATCCTGCGAATGTAGCGAAAATGGAGGAACCCAGACCGGCGACAATCGCATAGAACAAGGTATTGAAGAGCCAACGCGGGAAAATCCCCTTCTGGAACTGGAAGGTGTCCTTGATGTTCTGGAAGAACACGTTGTCCTTGGCAAACCAAAGACCAGGAGAACTGTAAAGCCCTTCATTGGTCTTGGTCGAGGAAAACACTAGCCAAATCAAGGGAATGACGCAGTAAAGCACCATAAGCAACATGAACAGGTGAAGCAGGACGTTCAGGACCTTCTGCTTGCCCGTCAACGCGACCTTAACGCCTTTATTCTTGTTCTGCTTGCTCTGACGGACTTTCCAATCCTTCTTCGCAAGCGCTTCCTTTCTTTTCTCCTTACGAACAGCAACGCTGCCGGAAGCTTGTGCCATACTCATCTTTACTTATCCTCCCAGCGATTGCCGATTAGTTTCACAACCGTCACGATAATCATGGTGAACAGGCCCACCACCAACGACACCGCAGCGGCGTAATTAACGTCTTGCCCGTTAAACGCCAAGCTGTAGGTATAGAGGTTGGGGGTGTAGTAGCTGGTGACGGTCTGCGGTGCAAGCACCTGCAACATGCTCGGCTCATTGAAGAGCTGATAGGAACCGATGACGGAGAACAGCAGCGTCATGATGACCGAACCCTTGATCTGCGGAATCTTGATGGACCAAGCAATCCTGAATTCCGAAGCCCCGTCGACCCTGCCGGATTCATACAACTCCTCAGGCAGCGCACGAAGTGCAGAATAGAAAATCAGCATGTTGTAACCCATGTAGATCCATGTGCCAATGTTCATCATCGCGACCAGCATCAGCTTCTGCGAGAACATATCCGGAGGTGTCGCTCCAAATGCCTTGAAAACTTGGCCGAACAGGCCATAATCGCCGCCATAGATATAGCCCCACATCAAAGAGGCGATGACGCCGGGGACCGCATACGGCAGGAACAGCAAAATACGAGGCACCGCGACATGCGTAATGCGCTGCGAATCCAGCATCAGCGCCTCCATCAACGACAGAAGCAACATGATGGGAACCTGAATGACCGCGTAAAGCGAGACTCGTCCAAAGCCGTTCCACAACAGAGGGTCCTTGAACGCCTTGATGTATTGGGAGAAACCTGCGAATGTTTCACCCCCGATAAGTTGCGTCTTGAAAAAGCCGAGATAGAGGGCATAAAACATCGGCAGAATGGTGCCTGCCAGGAATACCACGACATATGGCAAGCAATACAGTATGCCGATATAATGCCGTTTCTCCTTTCTAAAGCCTTGTTCCGCTTTCCCGGGTTTGACCTTGTCCCCCGGTACTGATGCGGACACTGCAGCAGCGCTCAT from Bifidobacterium sp. ESL0728 encodes:
- a CDS encoding pectinesterase family protein, with protein sequence MALTVPSSAQASDFNISAPSGLAMAPASNTDTSVVLTWEKPEHYSNISGYNIYLGGVLVATTNMTYYKITGLSPSATYDFTVKAVGSDGAVLSSPSNQLEVTTTATPKRYNVKDYGATGDGTTKDTVALQKTIDACKEKNCEVYLPAGVYLSGALNLHSDMTFYVDANAQLKPSAELKDYPFTSARHDIEDIYGKNPAYSSLLNAGTMDKTKDVTTKNIKIMGPGTIGDSDNGLLLRKAYDDFTNNGNGGNLDIPGNIYQPNEHVGGGSLISLKNCGSVYMDSSHIRNGMMWTIVPVYSKDITVYGLDIVTSVHNGDGFDPNSTSNVWTLATQFSTGDDNSAIKSGKDAEGIAIGRPSDHLYYRGDVFNSGHGGVTLGSEMSGGISDVFVEDSTLVPVDLTSGAVNPGIRVKVSPKRGAYIRNIQVRDSVVNKISVITNYDRTNASELTPGLTLPDIENFRFSNLTAPNWDNNNGKGNTIDISGSNFGSGLVKYLKNFQFDNCKFHAALLDTTQNIAFRNTKLTDGLSSTRSINVTQDGVVDRDHSFPVNDDFENVTDGKLPQYWKMQKSDTGAGATIKEEPGNKYVQLKDNGPGYETLDRTFTTQKEKVHAEFAFRLPEISAMNNNAVIDWQDVSAAKNLADFKIKGNGDELHMGTTSGEETILSGIQANQWYTVAVDANIPEKKMTVSVDGNPVLTDHAFSESKAAGIGMFEAHMANNNTAPVAMDVDNVKVTAQLVSAKKQITSIVPSAPANSITTKDGTLQLSAAVEANDASVDKSIEWTVTRPDMASTDIATIDQNGLLTAKANGTVLAVATAKDGSGTLGVFPVVITGQQSVSGLVPVSVTTTVGVAPVLPNYVYERNSDGTVMPVAVSWGSVKQSDYAKAGQFTVKGTVKDVGSVDATVTVTEVGVKSLDTAIVKTTPGKLKMPLTVVAQFNDGSSQRVSVKWDKVDAAQYANKNLDGFTVSGTVAGVSQKAKAVVMVLPEVVAGVTPIVVSADGNGDFRTMGEAIASIPQNNKQRRVIFVKRGTYKEKLSIDRPYLTVVGESPDSTRLTYDAKPSDIGKDGNPLGTYHDYSVKITGNDFSAKDITFETTAGSTVGQAVALDVRADHASFDNCHILGYQDTLLLRNKTDASVTDNVPDQPTVQTYRSYFKNCYISGSVDWVFGAAEAVFDKCTMHAMLNGYATAASTPQAQKYGFVFRDSVVTGENPYSGALQTYLGRPWRPYAAVAYVNTKMDRNVPAIGWHDWGKPANQSTARYYECNSSGDGYNAAGRATWVKTCNASDFTVDKVFAKTSGINAADDWDPTQLVNPPAADAVPEAVDATAETMQGIAYTGDLSAYAQADGVDSLKFEVVNRPAHGVLTLQENGAYSYLPDPSFAGADTFTFKAINGSAVSNEAKVSINVRSVTADLNAAPVKTIKGTEQGDGVSATLTQSDFSGISDSAGNILFDLGNTQVKIPFEFARMLAGYGNGLKVSALSVSDADQKAVDKALGKDAKVLADRNLIIETVDSQGKTTSVSNLPGMISVSLDFLSPRDAGETGPDTAVYRFVDGMLTQLEGAVDMTSGSANMRTDRTGIMIAEQSLTENAGSDTPGNPGAPNNGNPAPGAPGAPGAPVTSGNRTSAPNASGNQKSRKGGQLTATGSAVLGVGIVVVMLLVAGIAVTVVVRGKQNSAD
- a CDS encoding carbohydrate ABC transporter permease, whose translation is MAQASGSVAVRKEKRKEALAKKDWKVRQSKQNKNKGVKVALTGKQKVLNVLLHLFMLLMVLYCVIPLIWLVFSSTKTNEGLYSSPGLWFAKDNVFFQNIKDTFQFQKGIFPRWLFNTLFYAIVAGLGSSIFATFAGYAIATMKFPGRGALLWITLIFMSIPTTVITVPLFLMYSKIGFINNPWAVIVPQLSSPFGLYLMIIYCQTSIPISLVEAAKLDGANSWTIFWKIAFPLVSPGFVTVLLFALVGVWNNYFLPLIMLQDTRDYPLTVGLNVWMKMGGDATLHSVPNNLILTGSFIAIIPLIIAFLFLQRYWQSGLTAGSVKQ
- a CDS encoding sugar ABC transporter permease; translated protein: MSAAAVSASVPGDKVKPGKAEQGFRKEKRHYIGILYCLPYVVVFLAGTILPMFYALYLGFFKTQLIGGETFAGFSQYIKAFKDPLLWNGFGRVSLYAVIQVPIMLLLSLMEALMLDSQRITHVAVPRILLFLPYAVPGVIASLMWGYIYGGDYGLFGQVFKAFGATPPDMFSQKLMLVAMMNIGTWIYMGYNMLIFYSALRALPEELYESGRVDGASEFRIAWSIKIPQIKGSVIMTLLFSVIGSYQLFNEPSMLQVLAPQTVTSYYTPNLYTYSLAFNGQDVNYAAAVSLVVGLFTMIIVTVVKLIGNRWEDK